From the Daucus carota subsp. sativus chromosome 8, DH1 v3.0, whole genome shotgun sequence genome, one window contains:
- the LOC135148326 gene encoding uncharacterized protein LOC135148326 produces the protein MDDREDVFDEYEIFMDAIGRGGGGGFGAENSSHEDLNEQASIFLDNVNKVGKPIYPGNLKYSQLKFVTKLLHWKNRNKCSDKAFDELLFLLGDVFPADKHKLPLNYYVVKKKVKRLSTLAYEKIHACENDCMLFYGSDKDIRNCKYCKLSRYKATTNAGNNVVPRKIFRHFKITDHLQRLYMSTRTVAHMKYHKNRIVTKGVLTYPVDGKERKEFDTNYPDFSAEIRNVKLGLATDGFPPYNNATSTVYLVWPVVLLVYKLPHTMVTKDPYMFMTLLVPGPNDLGKNLNVYLRPLIDELITLWNVCVETFNASAKTNFMMRASLLWTISDFLGLGIVSGWSTHGKMACHVCMGGVKAKQLPHSRKSSFYGLHNGFLDKRRKNRMKGCVIRNKLDSIIFPQPGKQHSKERTIGFGDWHNWTHVTCFFDLPYWNSLRLRHYIDVMHTEKNVFVNIFHTILDSVKRKDTIRSGKDLEAMGIMQELWLNGTRKPKARYNLTQDQLKLLCNWVHRVKLPDGFSRCCKRSQLKFQGMKSHDCHVFMQKLLPSTFCELLPDDVHKVLCDQGRAVGLPRKPKKSL, from the coding sequence ATGGATGATCGTGAGGATGTGTTTGATGAATATGAAATATTTATGGATGCTATTggccggggggggggggggggatttgGAGCGGAAAATAGTAGCCACGAGGACCTGAATGAGCAAGCAtcaatttttttagataatGTGAATAAAGTGGGTAAGCCAATATACCCGGGCAATCTCAAATATTCTCAATTGAAGTTTGTTACGAAATTACTACATTGGAAGAATCGCAACAAATGTAGTGATAAAGCTTTTGATGAGCTGCTCTTTTTGCTTGGAGATGTGTTCCCGGCCGATAAACATAAGCTTCCTCTCAACTATTATGTTGTTAAGAAGAAGGTTAAAAGGTTGAGTACTTTGGCATAtgaaaaaatacatgcatgcgagaatgattgtatgttgttctATGGCAGTGATAAAGATATAAGAAATTGCAAGTATTGTAAATTGAGTCGATATAAAGCTACAACAAATGCTGGGAATAATGTTGTTCCAAGAAAGATTTTTAGACATTTCAAAATCACTGACCATTTGCAGCGTTTGTACATGTCTACCCGCACGGTTGCACATATGAAGTATCACAAAAACAGAATTGTGACCAAAGGGGTTCTCACTTATCCTGTAGATGGAAAAGAACGGAAAGAGTTCGATACGAATTATCCTGATTTTTCAGCGGAGATTCGTAATGTAAAACTTGGCCTTGCAACCGATGGATTTCCCCCGTACAACAATGCTACATCTACTGTTTACTTAGTATGGCCCGTTGTGCTACTTGTGTACAAACTTCCACACACTATGGTGACAAAGGATCCATATATGTTCATGACACTGCTGGTACCCGGGCCGAATGATCTAGGAAAGAATTTGAATGTTTATCTCAGGCCTCTAATTGATGAGTTGATCACTTTATGGAATGTTTGTGTGGAGACATTTAATGCTTCTGCGAAGACTAATTTTATGATGCGAGCATCCCTATTATGGACTATAAGTGACTTTCTTGGGTTGGGAATAGTTAGTGGATGGTCAACTCACGGGAAAATGGCTTGTCATGTGTGTATGGGTGGAGTTAAAGCCAAACAACTGCCACACAGTAGGAAGTCAAGTTTTTATGGGTTGCATAACGGGTTTTTAGATAAACGGAGAAAAAATCGGATGAAAGGTTGTGTTATTCGCAACAAACTTGATAGTATAATTTTTCCACAACCTGGAAAACAACATTCCAAGGAAAGGACAATTGGATTTGGAGATTGGCATAACTGGACGCATGTCACTTGCTTTTTTGACTTGCCATATTGGAATTCCTTGCGTCTTCGTCATTACATTGATGTCATGCACACGGAGAAAAATGTGTTTGTTAACATTTTTCATACTATTCTTGATAGCGTAAAAAGAAAAGATACCATAAGATCGGGAAAGGACTTGGAAGCAATGGGCATCATGCAAGAGTTGTGGCTTAATGGTACACGCAAGCCAAAAGCTAGATATAACCTAACCCAGGATCAGTTAAAATTGCTATGTAATTGGGTGCATCGAGTGAAACTCCCAGATGGTTTTTCAAGGTGTTGTAAGAGATCCCAGTTAAAATTTCAAGGCATGAAGTCACATGATTGTCATGTATTTATGCAAAAGTTATTGCCTTCTACTTTCTGTGAACTTCTTCCAGATGATGTGCATAAAGTACTTTGTGACCAAGGAAGGGCAGTTGGATTACCGAGGAAGCCAAAAAAATCATTGTAA